The following is a genomic window from Streptomyces sp. NBC_01381.
GATAGCAGGAGTACGCGCCCATGTCGCACACCACATCGGCGTCGAGCCCGAGGATCCTGCCCTCCCCGTCGAAGGCCGCGCGCACGTCGTAGTGCTGCTCGCGGGCGAGGAACGACGCGGACAGGGCGTCCTTGCGGTCCTCGATCCACTTCACCGGCCTGCGCAGCCGCAGCGCCGCCGCCGCGGCGGCGATCTCCTCGCGCCCGACGACGCACTTCTGGCCGAAGCCGCCGCCCATGTCGGGCACGACGACCCGGACCGCGCGCTCGTCGAGACGCAGGCATCCAGCGGCCACCGTCCGCACCAGGTGCGGGACTTGGGTACAGGTCTGCACGACGAGCTGTTCCTCGCGGTCGTCCCAGTGGGCGACGGCGCCCCGCGTCTCCAGCGGCAGTGCGTTCTGCCGTCCGGTCCGCGACTCGACGTGCACGACGTGGGCGGCGGTGTCGAAGATCCCGTCGATGCCGTCCGTGGCGAAGAGCGAGACGTCCACCAGGGTGTTGCGCGCCGCCTCGTCATGGACCAGGGGAGCACCGGCCGCCAGGGCCTGCGCCTCGGAGGTGACCGGTGGCAGTACGGCATAGGCGACCTTGGCCGCTTCCAGGCCGTCCTCGGCGGCGTACGCGTCACGCGCCACCACGATCGCGACGGGCTCCCCGACGTAGCGCACCCGGTCGCGGGCCAGGACCGGCATTGCGGTCGGCACGAACTCGGTGAGCGGGCGGCCCAGTTGGGCGGTGATGTCGGTCAGATCCAGGTCGTCGGCCGCGAACGCCGCCACCACGCCCGGCACTTCACGTACGGCGGTCAGATCGATCGACGTGATCTCGCCGTGCGCGACGGTGCTGCGGACGAACTGGGCGTGCAGCATGCCGGGGAGTGCGATGTCGTCTACGAAGCGCCCGCGTCCGGTGAGTAGCCGGGGGTCCTCACGTCGTGCGACGGACCGGCCGATCAACTGCCGGTCGTTCACTGGTTGGTTCATCGGCTGGTCGCCTCCTCGCAGACGTGCGGGACGAATGTGCGGATGGGGTGTTTGCGGTAGTGGGTGCTGCCGGACGTGTCGGCCGGGGGATTGACGGCTTGGGCTGCGGCGGCCGGGTACTCGGTGAACCGGCCGCGCCGGGTGAGTGCCTTCGCCGGCTGGTTCACCGGGACATCGCCTCCTCACAGGCGCGCTGGACCAGCGTGCGGACGAGTTGCTTGCGGTAGTGGGTGCTGCCGGACGCGTCCGCCGGGGGATCGGCGGCATCGACCGCCGCGGCGGCGCACTCGGCGAACGTGCCGCCGCCCGCGAGGACGGCCTCCGCTTCCGGGACCCGCGTCACCGCGGCGGCCACCCCGCCGAGCACAACCCGCCCGCCGCGCACCGTGCCGCCCTCGACGTCGAGGTCCACGGCGGCGGACACCAGGGCGAAGTCCCCCTGCCGCTCGGCGAATTCGGTAAGCGCGGCATGCGGCGCCGGGCGCGGGAAGACGATCTCGACGAGGATCTCGTCGAAGTCGAGAGCGGTCGTGTAGTAGCCGAGGAAGAAGTCCCCGGCCGCGATCCTGCGCTCACCGCGCGGCCCGTGGACCACGAACTCGGCGTCGAGCGCCAGCGCGAGCAGGCACCACTCCGCGGTGGCGTCGGCGTGCGCGATGCTGCCGCCGACGGTGCCACGCGTGCGGATCGGCAGGTGACCGATCCACCGCATGGCGTCGCGCAGCACCCCGAAGCCCGCCCCGAGGCGCCCCGCCGGGTCGCGCTCCACCGTGTGATGGGTGGTGAGCGCCCCGATGCGCAGCCCGCCCCCGGCATCCGTGCCCAGCTGGTCGAGTTCCCGCAGGCCGCCTATGTCGACCAGGTGCCGGGGCCGGGCGAGCCGGAAGTTCATCATCGCGACCAGGCTCTGGCCGCCGGCCACGACCTTGGCGTCGTCACCCAGCTCGGCGAGCAGCCGTGTCGCGCCGTCCAGGTCGCGGGCCCGGTGGTAGGCGAAGGGGGCGGGCTTCATGGTCCTCCTGTCGTACGTACGGTGCGTGCGGCCTCGGTCAGAGCGCCGCTTGCTCGGTGACCGGAAGCGGCGGTGCGGTAGCCGCGGGCTCCTCCTCGCCGTCCAGGGCACGCCCGTTCGTCTCCGGAGCCGCCACCGCCATCCATCCGACGGCCACCAGGACGGCCCCGCCGAGCACGGCGAACGTCAGCGGAAGCCCGAGCACCGGCCACATCACCGAACCGAAGAGCAGCGGCGCGAACCCGGTGAGCGCCCGGCTGACCGAGGACGCCCAGCCGAAGCCGCTGGCCCGCAGCGGAGTGGGGTAGAGCTCGGACACGTACGCGTACAGGGCGGGGATGGCCAGCTGCGCGAGGAAGCCGAAGACACCGATCGCCACCACCGAGCCGGTCGGCATGTCCCGCACCAGCGCGAACACCACCAGGGCGGCCGAGGCGACCGGCGCCGAAACACCGATCAGCCACTTGCGGCCGACGATGTCGACCAGAGCGGTGGAGACCAGGACGCCGACGATGCCGACACCGCTCATCAGGGTCGTGCTCATGAACGCCGCGGTGTCCCCCTGGCCCTCCTCCTTCAGGATCGAGGGCATCCAGCTCAGCGCCGCGTAGTAGACGAGCATGATCGTGGCGAAGAGCAGCCAGGCGGCGGAGGTGATGCGCGGGCTGAAGCTCCAGATGCGGCGCAGTTGATCGGCCGCTGCGGCCACTCCGCGCGGGCCGTCGTCCGGCACCGGCTCGGGGATGACGTAGGGCTCCACGGGAGCGCCCGTCCGCGCCACCAGGTCGTCGATGACCTTCCGCGCCTCGGCCTCGCGCCCCTTCTTCGTCAGATAGATCGGCGACTCGGGGATGCCGCGCCGGGCCCAGAACAGGAGCAGCGCGGGCAGCACCATCGTCGCCAGCATCCACCGCCAGTTGCCGTCGAGGGTCAGCATCGCCGTGGAGACGAGCCCGCACAGGGTCACGCCCACCGGCCACCACGCGTCGAGCGCGGTGAGCACCCGGCCCCGGTACCTGCGCGGCGAGAACTCACCCACCAGGGCGTAGTCCACGGGGATGCAGCCGCCGAGCCCGACACCCGCGAGGAACCGCAGCGCGAGGAAGACCGGATACGTCGGCGCGAGTGCGCCGAGCACCGAGAACAGCGCGAAGATCAGCAGCGTGACGCTGAACGCCTTCTTGCGCCCGATCCGGTCGGCGACCGCGCCCCAGGCGACGGCGCCCACGGCCATCCCCACCAGGTTCGCGGTGGCGATGAGCCCGCGCTCGCTGAGCGAGAGGTCGAAGTGCTTGCCGAGGAGCGGCATGAGGAAGCCGTTCAACGCGATGTCGTACGCGTCGAAGAGGTAGCCGAGGCCACCGATGATGAAGATCTTTCCCTGGACGTTCCATCTCCAGGGCAGTTCCTGAACGATCTGATCGCCTGTTTTCACGTTCGCTCCACGGAGTCGCGTCGGGGACGTTCTGCGGCGGTTGCGGGTGCCGGGTCTGCGTGGGGGGAGTGAGAGAAGGGGGAAGGGGGGAGGGGAGGAGGCTCAGCGGGCGAACTGGTAGGAGAACGCGCCGAGATCGGGGTCGTTGAGCGGGCTGCCGCCCCAGAGCCAGTCGTACGAGAGGTCGGACTCGCCGTCGAAGTCGCGCCGGAGCTTCTCGTCCCTGGCGCGCTGCTCGGGTCCGTCGGGGAAGTGGTAGAAGGTCTTGTTCTGCAGCGAGGCGTCCTGGACCATCCCGGCGTGCTTGGCGCGTCGGTCGACATAGCGGCGCAGCGCCCCGTCGATCCCGCCCGCCGTGACCGCGCCCAGTTCCTCGGCGAGCACGGCGGCGTCCTCCATGGCCTGCGACGCACCCTGCGCCTGGTAGGGGAGCATCGCGTGGCAGGCGTCGCCGAGCAGCGCGACCCGGCCGTCGAGCCACACCGGGTCGCGGCGCCGGTGGTAGAGCGCGAAGCAGGACACGTCCTCCTTCGCCTTGGACAGCATCGCCGGGACCCGGTCGTCCCAGCCGGGGAACGCGTCCACCAGGTCCTGCGCGGTGGCCGCGACGGACCACTTCTCGGCGACCTCGTCGGTGCAGGGCACACAGGCCACGATGTTCAGGAACTCGCCGCCGCGGATCATGTAGTGGACCAGATGCCGGTCGGGTCCGTACCAGATGGTGGACTGGTAGCGGTCGACCAGCCAGCGCGTCGCCGGGTCGGCGGCGATCAACTCGCCCGGAATCAGGGCGCGGTAGGCCATCTCGCCGGAGAACTGCAGGGTGTCGGGGGCGCCCATGAGGTCGCGCACCGCCGAGCGGATCCCGTCGGCGCCGATGACGAGGTCGGAGGCGAACCGCCGCCCGTCGTCGGTGACGGCCACCGGGCGCTCGGGGTCCGTGCGGTCGAGCTCGGCGACCATGCTCGCGGTGTGCAGCGCGACGACCGGCCCCGGGCCCGCCGGGTCGACGCAGGCGTCCATCAGGACGCGGTGCAGGTCGGCCCGGTGGTAGTGCCAGTACGGCGCGTTGAACTGGTCCTTGCAGCGCTGCCCGAGCGAGGTCAGGCCGATGACACTGCCGTCCTTCCAGCGCCGCCGCACCTGGTCCAGCGGCTCGGTGTGGATCGCCTCCAGCTGTCGCCGCAGACCGAGGCCGAGCAGGATCCGGCTGGCGTTCGGCGCGGTCTGGATGCCCGCGCCGACCTCGCCGAGCTGCGCCGCCTGCTCCAGCACGGTGACGCGAAGGCCGCGCTGCCGCAGTGCGAGGGCGGCGGTCAGACCACCGAGGCCGCCTCCGACGACGGTGACTTCAAACGACTGGCTGGACGCCACACTTCCTCCATCTTCCTTGTACGTATGGGCTGTTGGCGCGTGGGCTGTTGGCGTGCGGGTCAGCGCTCGGTGAGCCGGCCGCCCGTCACGACCTCGGTGTCGTCGACCGTGACCGTGCAGCCGCGCATGGCGATGTCGAGGTGGGCGTACGACTCACGCCCGAGGACCGGGTGGGGTCCGGTGGACCAGAGGAAGTTCCCCGCGAAGGCGCGGGCGTCCATGCCCATCAGGTCGTCCTTGCCGTACATCGCGGTGGCGAACCAGTCGGCGGTGCGCATCAGGCCCCAGCCCATGTGGGAGAGGCTGCGCGCCCACTGGTCGTCGGCGTCCTCGAAGAACGTGGAGAGCAGTTCGGCCTCGGCGCCGCCCGACACCTTCTCGATCTGACCGCCCGCGATCTGCAGGGTCACCGGCTGACGCACGTACTCCTTGAAGGGCAGCAGGATGTCGCCCTCGGCGAGCACGATCTGCCCGTCGGAGATCTCCGGCCAGCACAGCACCATCGTGCTCGGCCAGTGGTCCCAGCGGCCCGGGTCGTCGGCGAAGCCGCACTGGAACTCGGGCTTGGACCCCGCGAGTTGAATGGTCAGGTCGGTGCCGGCGTCGGAAGTGACGCGCATGACGGAGGACTGCTTGAGCAGCCGCACCCCTTCGAGCACCTCGTCCTTGTCCGCCTCCTTGGGGAGGTTGCGGATGAGGACGTCGGGCGCGTCGCAGACGAAGATGATGCGGGTGCCCGCGCGCAGGATCTCCTGCTGCACCGGCGCGTGGATGAAGCCTTCGCGGGTGAGGTCGACGACCAGGTCGGCGGATTTCAGCAGGTCCTGTGCGGTGGAGTCGTTGAGCACGGAGACCAGGCCGGGGCCCGCTCCGGTGTGGGTGCTCGGCATCGGCGCGGGACTGCCGCCGGGCACGGTCGCGGCGATGACATGGGCGCCGCAGGCCTTAGCGGCGCCGAACGCCGCCGCCACATAGTCACCGCGGCTGCCCGGCTCGGAGAGCACGACGACGTGCTCTCCTTCGCTCAGCTTGCACAGGCGCAGTTCACGGGTGAAGGCGTCGAGCAGATCGACGGACGAAAGATCGAACACGGGGAATCCCTTCTTTCGGGCTGCCGGGGCTGCCGGGGCATGCGGGCATGCGGGCATACGGGCAGCACGACTCCGGACACATCGTGCGAGGGGTATGGGGAGCTATGAGGGCAGCGCAGGCAGGCCTGACTGGCCCGCCGTACAGGGTCTGAACTGCGGATACGAGGCGGTGGGTGACCGCCCGACTGAGATAATCCGAACACGTACGATCTTCCTTGGCAAGGGGTCGCGCACGGAGTTAACACGGGGGTTTCTCGCTGCTTCCGACGCTGCGAAAGGGGTTCCCAGCCGCGTTTGGATATGAAAGTGTCCTGCCAAATATCCGGGGGCACGCGTCGACCCGCTGGTCAACAGCGCTGCCTCGGCCTCGATCTGGGGTGAAGAAGTGTTGCGTAACGAGACGCGGGGCCATGACCTCGCCTCACTGCGGCGGCTCAACACGACGGTCGTGTTGCGTGCCCTGCACCGCCGCAGCCCGCAGACGCTCGCCGAACTCGCCACCGGCACCGGGCTCTCCCGGCCCACCGTCGAGTCGGCCCTCGAAGAACTGGCCGCGCACGGCTGGGCGGGGGAGGTCGAGCGCGACGAGGGCGAGCGCGCGCCGGGGCGGCCCGCGCGGCGGTTCCGGTTCCGTGTGGAGGCGGGCAGGGTCGTGGGCGCCGACATCGGGCTGCACAAGATGGTGCTGCTCCTCGCCGATCTCGGCGGGACGGTCCTCGCCGCGCACCGCGAGGACATCGACCCGGAGCTGGGCGGAGCCGCGCGGCTCGACCTTCTCCGCAGGGGACTTGAAGGCTTTCTGGACGCGCACTCGGTACGTCGTGACACCATCCTCGCCCGCTGTGTGGGCGTACCCGGCGTCGTCGACTCCGGCGGCACCATCACCTCCCACGTCATCCCCGAGTGGTCCGGCGTCGGCCTCGGCCAGCTGCTCACCGACGGGGAGCCGGGGCACATGCCGGGGCACACGCCGGGGCACACGCTCGTCGAGAACGACGTGAACCTCGCGGTGCTCGCCGAGCGCTGGCAGGGCGCGGCCACCCTCGCCGGTGACGTCGTCTGCGTCCTGACCGGACACCGTGTCGCGTGCAGCCTCACCATCGACGGGCGGCTGCACCGCGGGCGGCGAGGCGGCGCGGGTGAACTGGGGCTTCTTCCGCTGCTCGGCATGAACACCGCGCAGGACGCGCTCAGTTGGAAGGGCGCCCGGCGCACGGGCGAGTCCGAGGTGGCGGCGCTCGTCCGTGCCGCCGACACCGGGGACCCGCGCGCCCTCGCCGCCGTCGCGGACTTCGCCGACCGCATCTCGCCGGGCATCGCGGCCCTCGCGCTCGCCGTCGACCCGGAGCTGATCGTGCTCACCGGCGGCGCGACCCCGCTCGGCGGCCATCTCGTACCGCTCATCGAGGAACGCCTTCGCCCGCTGACCCTGCACGTCCCGCGCATTGCCCTGAGCACGCTCGGCGGTCAGGGCGTGGCGATCGGCGCCGTACGCAAGGCACTTGACCAGGTCGAAGCCGGGCTCCTCGGGGGCCCGGCGGCGTAGGCCACCCGGAGCAGAAACCGAAGCGGAGGCGCGGATGCGCAGGAGAACTCTGCTGTACGGAGCGATGGCGGCACCGCTGCTCGCCGCCTGCTCCGGTCAGAGCGAGAGCACGGACACCGGCGGCGGCCGCACCACCCTCTCGTACGGGGTGTGGGACGTGGCCCAGGTGCCGGGACTGCAGAAGGTCATCGACGCCTTCGAGAAACGCAACCCGCGCATATCCGTGCGCATGGAGCTCACGCCCTGGTCGAGCTACTGGACGACCCTGAAGACCGCGATGCGCGGCGGCACGGCCCCCGATGTGTTCTGGATGAACGCGGTCAACTTCCAGCTGTACGCGTCCAACGGCGTCCTGGAGCCGCTGAGCGGCCACATCAAGAGTGACGCCACACCCGTGGACCGCCACCCCGCATCGCTGGTGAAGCTCTACTCCTACCAGGGCACCCAGTACGGCCTTCCCAAGGACTTCGACACGATCGGCCTCTGGTACAACAAGGCGCTCTTCGACAAGGCGGGCATCAAGTACCCGGACGCGACGTGGACTTGGGACGACGTGCGCGACGCGGCCGCCGAACTCACCGACCCCCGCAAGCGGGTGCACGGCATCGCCGCCGAGATGGACCGCCAGGGCCAGCTCTATCCGGCCATCCACGGCGCGGGCGGCTATGTCCTCAAGGACGGCAAGTCCGGCTTCGGCGACGAGCGTTCCATCGAGGGCCTGCGCTACTGGGATCCATTCGCAGCGCTCGGTCGCCAGGCCCGGAGTGAGGCGAACCTCGTGACCGTGTCGCGGAGCGGTATG
Proteins encoded in this region:
- a CDS encoding xanthine dehydrogenase family protein subunit M translates to MKPAPFAYHRARDLDGATRLLAELGDDAKVVAGGQSLVAMMNFRLARPRHLVDIGGLRELDQLGTDAGGGLRIGALTTHHTVERDPAGRLGAGFGVLRDAMRWIGHLPIRTRGTVGGSIAHADATAEWCLLALALDAEFVVHGPRGERRIAAGDFFLGYYTTALDFDEILVEIVFPRPAPHAALTEFAERQGDFALVSAAVDLDVEGGTVRGGRVVLGGVAAAVTRVPEAEAVLAGGGTFAECAAAAVDAADPPADASGSTHYRKQLVRTLVQRACEEAMSR
- a CDS encoding MFS transporter; amino-acid sequence: MKTGDQIVQELPWRWNVQGKIFIIGGLGYLFDAYDIALNGFLMPLLGKHFDLSLSERGLIATANLVGMAVGAVAWGAVADRIGRKKAFSVTLLIFALFSVLGALAPTYPVFLALRFLAGVGLGGCIPVDYALVGEFSPRRYRGRVLTALDAWWPVGVTLCGLVSTAMLTLDGNWRWMLATMVLPALLLFWARRGIPESPIYLTKKGREAEARKVIDDLVARTGAPVEPYVIPEPVPDDGPRGVAAAADQLRRIWSFSPRITSAAWLLFATIMLVYYAALSWMPSILKEEGQGDTAAFMSTTLMSGVGIVGVLVSTALVDIVGRKWLIGVSAPVASAALVVFALVRDMPTGSVVAIGVFGFLAQLAIPALYAYVSELYPTPLRASGFGWASSVSRALTGFAPLLFGSVMWPVLGLPLTFAVLGGAVLVAVGWMAVAAPETNGRALDGEEEPAATAPPLPVTEQAAL
- a CDS encoding FAD-dependent monooxygenase, which gives rise to MASSQSFEVTVVGGGLGGLTAALALRQRGLRVTVLEQAAQLGEVGAGIQTAPNASRILLGLGLRRQLEAIHTEPLDQVRRRWKDGSVIGLTSLGQRCKDQFNAPYWHYHRADLHRVLMDACVDPAGPGPVVALHTASMVAELDRTDPERPVAVTDDGRRFASDLVIGADGIRSAVRDLMGAPDTLQFSGEMAYRALIPGELIAADPATRWLVDRYQSTIWYGPDRHLVHYMIRGGEFLNIVACVPCTDEVAEKWSVAATAQDLVDAFPGWDDRVPAMLSKAKEDVSCFALYHRRRDPVWLDGRVALLGDACHAMLPYQAQGASQAMEDAAVLAEELGAVTAGGIDGALRRYVDRRAKHAGMVQDASLQNKTFYHFPDGPEQRARDEKLRRDFDGESDLSYDWLWGGSPLNDPDLGAFSYQFAR
- a CDS encoding ROK family protein, producing MLRNETRGHDLASLRRLNTTVVLRALHRRSPQTLAELATGTGLSRPTVESALEELAAHGWAGEVERDEGERAPGRPARRFRFRVEAGRVVGADIGLHKMVLLLADLGGTVLAAHREDIDPELGGAARLDLLRRGLEGFLDAHSVRRDTILARCVGVPGVVDSGGTITSHVIPEWSGVGLGQLLTDGEPGHMPGHTPGHTLVENDVNLAVLAERWQGAATLAGDVVCVLTGHRVACSLTIDGRLHRGRRGGAGELGLLPLLGMNTAQDALSWKGARRTGESEVAALVRAADTGDPRALAAVADFADRISPGIAALALAVDPELIVLTGGATPLGGHLVPLIEERLRPLTLHVPRIALSTLGGQGVAIGAVRKALDQVEAGLLGGPAA